A segment of the Parasphingopyxis algicola genome:
ATCGAACAGCGCCCATGACAGCGATTCCTCAAAAACGGCAATCAAGGCGAAAAACACGCCGACAAACGCAGCCACACCGATCGCAAGCCTTGTCCGCCCCCTCATAAGGCCGTGCGCCGGAAGAACCGCCGGATCCCGAATCGCCACAGCAACGAGATGATGAGCAGCACCATGCTTCCGAACAGGATCGGAACCCACCAATATTGTTTCATAAACCGATCGCGTGTGTTTGCATCGATCTGTTCGCGAGAATCGTATCCAGGCGGCATTTCCAAAACGCCCATGCGGCGCGCATATTCGGCATAGTCGACCTCCATCTCAGCAAGCAAATCCGGTCTTTCCGAAGCCAGATCCCGGGTTTCGCCGGGATCGAGAACGATATTGAAGAGGCGCCAGCGGCCATCGCCGAATGGCGGAAGGTTGCGCACGATCTTATAATCTCCCCGGTAGAGCGCGGCATTGCCCGCGACCTCGATGCCGATGGCATCGTCGCCGCGATATATGCTCTCATCGCCGTTCTGGAGGACCGGTAGGAGGCTCCGACCCGTTATCGGCACTCCGGCATCCGCTTCAGCACCGACTCCGGCCAATTCAAGCAGGGTGGGCGCGATATCCGTCACAAATGCACGGGCATCGATACGCCCACTCGCGACCCCGGGGCCCGCTACGACAAGCGGCACACGAACGCCGCCTTCGGATGCGTAAAATTTGAAGAGCGCGCTGGGGGACGCCGCAGCGCTCGCCCATTCGGGTCCTATAAAGCCGTAGCTTCCGCGCTCACCGATCCGGTCGGCGTCGAGCCGGTAGCCGTTCAGCATCAACCAGAGGCGCATACGTGCATCATCGTCGGCACGCGACGGTTCGGGGCCATTGTCGGAAGTGACGACGAAGACGGTGTTGTCGAGATCTCCTCGTTCTTCAAGATATGAGATCAGGCGTCCGACATGATGATCCATCGCCTCGAGCATGCCGGCATTCACCTGCATGCGGGCAGCGAGAAGCCGGCGGTCGGCCGGCGCGAGGCGGTCCCATACCCGAAGGCCTGCGGGCATACTGGCCAGCGGCGCGCCTCGCGGAACAAGGCCGAGTCCTTGCGCACGATGCCAGCGATCGATCCGCAGCGCGTGCCACCCCTCGTCATACACGCCGTCATAATTGTCGGTGAAATGCGGTGGCGCCTGCACCGGGATATGGATTGCCTGAAAAGCGAGATAGGCAAAAAAGGGTCGAGACCGAGGTGCCGCCACGCGGCGGTCATCGTCCAGATAGTCGATCATCCGGTCGACGATAAAGCGCGACGAATAGAAATCTTCAGGAAGTGTTGCCGGAACGCCATCCTCATACCACGGCGCTTCGTCATAGAATGGCATATACGATCTCTGTTCCCAATTATCCGCGCCCGAGGCGTCGAGTGCGAACGAGCGTTCAAAGCCATGGCTGTTCGGCAAATCCTCGGCGCCGCTGCCCAAATGCCATTTGCCGGTCATGTAGGTGCGGTAACCCGCCTGGCGAAGCCGATCCGCCAAGGTCAGCACGCCCGGTTCGAGCGCCATTGAATAGCCGGGCATGCCTGCATGTTCGGCCGGCAGTACCTCGGGAATCGTGGCAACGCCGGTGCGGTGATTGTCGATCCCGGTCAGCAGCATGGCTCGCGACGGCGCACAAAGAGGCGATGTCCGGTATTGGGTGAAAATCGCCCCACGCCGAGCAAGCGCGTCGATATTCGGTGTACGGGCCTCGCCGCCATACGCTCCGAAATCCATCAATGCCGCATCATCGACGAGGATGACCACAAAATTGGGTTGGAGCGAATGCTGTTCCTGCGCGGCCGCACCGGGTACGCCAAACAGGAATAGCACCGCCCCCAAAATTCCGGACATTTTGGCGACATGCCGGATCCATAGTACAGCTGCCGGGTACAGCATCTCACCGTGTCCGCAGCGATAATATGAGGAACAGCAGTATCAACGGCACGAAGCCCAGCATCAGATACGCCTCGGGCGGTTTGTGATCCGCCGTGACGCCCTTGGGGCCCCACATCACCCAGATGTGCAGGAGCCGCTCGGCCAACAGCAACAGTAGGGCCAGCGGAACGAGCGGGCGAAAGCGCAGCGCGATCGCGACCAATATCGCTCCCCAGACGATCTGCGTGGCTCCGGCCCATCCGAATAACCGCACCGTTCCCGCACCGCCCTCCGACAGCTCGATGCCGGCGATCACGCCTGCTCCGCCGTCGGGCAGGAAGGTATGGATCAGACCGGGAACCGCGGTGATCGCGCCCGCGGCGAGCAGAAACCATACCGATACCATTGGGCCTGCATAGCTGTCATTCGTGGAAGGCGGGATCAGCACCATCAGTTCGGCCAGTAGATATATTCGTCGTCGGGCCCGACCTGCTCGGCAAGCGTGCGGTCGACCGCAACCGGGCTTTCCAGCGTATAGGGATAGAGCGGCGGCCGAGCGGATTCCTGATGCGCATTTAGCAAAGCGCGCAGTTCGGCGAGCTTGTCGGGCCGGGCGCTAGCGAGATTGACCTGCTCGGTCGGGTCGGTGGCGAGATTGAAGAGCCATGCTTCATTCTGCCGTCCGTTGATCTGCAGCTTCCAGTCGCCCGCCCGCACGACCTGATAATAGCCGCTCTGCCAGAATATCGCGTCATTGGGCCGCTCGATGGTCCCGGTTCCGGTCGCCAGCGGCAGCAGGTTCCGGCCATCTATCGGTACGCCGTCGGGAAGCCGGGCGCCGCTTGCTGCAGCGAGGGTCGGCATCAGGTCGATATGCGCAGCCGGTGTGGTGATCCGTGTCCCCGGTGCAATGCGACCCGGCCAGCGGACAAACAGCGGAACGCGAATACCGCCCTCGAAGAGCGTGATCTTCCACCCGCGAAAAGGTGCGTTGACTTCCGGCAGGCCGAGATATCCGGCTCCACCATTGTCGCTGGAAAACACGATCATCGTGTTGTCGGCCAGTCCTTCCGCTTCGAGCCGGTCCATGATCCGGCCGACACTCCGGTCGAGCGCGCGGATCATGGCTGCGTAGACGCGGCGGCGATGCGGTTGGATATCGCCTACGGCCTCATAGTCCTCCCGGGTGGCCTGCAGCGGCGTGTGCACGCCCCAGTGCGCCAGATACAGGAAGAATGGCCGATTCCGGTTTGCCTCGATCACCCTCAACGCCTCGTCGGTCCAGTAATCCGTAAGGTAACCGCCGGGCTCGAAAAGCTCGCCGCTGTTGTAGGAGGTTGCGAAGTCTCCTCGAGCCCAGAGAAACGTGTCGATCGGATCGAAATCGAGCTTTGCATTGACCACGTCCGGATCGTCTTCGGGTAGATAGAGCATGTTTTCCATGAGCAAGCTCTCGTCGAAGCCCTGCGCGATCGGCCGCGATTCCGCACTTTGGCCCAAATGCCATTTGCCGATATGGACGGTATGATAGCCGCGTTCGCGGAGCACCTCGGCGACGGTGATCTCGCTACCAGGCAATCCCTGATCTTGGAACGAGGGCCCTTCTTCGGCAAGGGCGCGATTATACTCCACTGGTGGAAGGCCAGTATCCATATCGTTCGCGAATAGCGCGACGATGCGGCCCATTCCGTCGGGCGTCGGCGTGAATTCAAAACCAGTCCTGGTCGGATAACGTCCGGTCATCAGCATCGCGCGCGACGGCGCGCAGGTACCGGTGCCCGAATAGGCCTGTTCGAAAATCGCACCCTCGGCGGCGAGTCGGTCGATATTGGGAGTCGGCACGCGTCCTCCGGCAATACCTCCGCCAAAGGTCGAAATGTCGTTGATGCCGAGATCGTCGGCGAGGATGAAGATGATGTTGGGCGGACGTTCGCCGATCGGCACCTCTGCCGTTTCAGGTCCGGACTCCCAGGCTATCGGGCGGTTAGGGGCAATGTCGGGCTTGTCCATACCTGCAACCAGGTAGAGAATGATCTCGTTCCGGTTCGCATATGCGAACGCTCCGGCGATCGTTGCGACGACCAGCAGGACAATGAGGATGGTACGCCATGACATGACCGCAAAACCTTTCCACTGGAAATTGGCACTTACCATGCTAAAAGAAAATGGCAAGGTTCGGTAGTTCCGGCAGTCTCGTCGGGCAGCGGATACGATGGCAGGAAATCAGCGTAGGAACGAAACCGTATGGCAAACAAGAAAACGGGGCTGCTCGCCCCGGACAAAAACCGAGAGCGCACATCGGCTGATGGGCGGCGCGAACGCAGCCGGTCGAGCCGCGCGCGTATCGTCGATGCTTTGCTCCAACTCGTCGCCGCTGGTGAGGTTTCGCCGAGCGCGGCGCGAGTAGCGGAGACTGCAAAAGTGGGTCTGCGAACGGTTTTCCGGCATTTCGACGATATGGACAGCCTTTATCGCGAGATGTCCGAAGCGATCGAGGAGCGGATCACGGAAGTTTTGCTCCAGCCTTTCAAAGCCGACCATTGGCGAGACCGTCTGCTCGAATCTGTAGAGCGGCGCGCATCGGTCTACGAGATCATTATGCCGTATCGCGTGAGTGCCGACACCAAGCGATTCGAATCCGAGTTTCTGCAACAAGACCGGCTGCGGCTTTTGCGCCTCGAGCGAACTGCACTTGAGGCGACGCTTCCACAGTCCGTGCTGGACGATCGAGTCCAAACCAGAGCACTCAGCCTTATTCTCAGTTTCCAAAGCTGGCGCGCACTGCGCCAAGACGAGGAGCTTTCCGTCAGCGAGGCGAAAGCCGTTGTCGCGCGATTGCTGGCGAACGCCCTTTCCACCATCGACGCCTGAGGGATGCGGCGGCGGCTGACATTCTGCTTCATGGCTGCGCTGTCTGCTTGTGAACAGCCCGCTGATTTTCAAACCCAATCCGGTAGCGCTGCGCCTGAAGCATGCGCTCGGGATGTCGCAAAAATGGTTTGGATACCTGGCGGCCGGTTCATCATGGGCGAGGCGCCCCTCTACCGGGAAGAAGGGCCGCCTCGAGCGGTGGACGTGGACGGCTTTTGGATGCGGGCCCATGAAGTCACACAAGGGGAGTTTGCAGAATTTGTTGAAGCAACCGGCTATGTCACGGTGGCTGAACGCGCGCCTCCTCGCTTGCCGGGCGCACCACAGGAGATGTCCGAACCTGGCTCCGCGGTTTTCGCCATACCCGATCGTGACGATCCGAGATGGTGGCGCTGGGCAATCGGGGCCAACTGGCGGCAGCCGACGGGCGCAAATGATCGAACGCAATCGGTGTCCGCCCTGCCGGTCGTGCAGATCGCCTATGAGGATGCCGAAGCCTATGCCCGCTGGGCGCGTGGCGCACTACCCACCGAAGCACAATGGGAATATGCCGCACGGGATGGAGGAGGAGCGCAGCCCGAGCCCATCGGAGCGGACGGCCGGCCCCAGGCCAATTATTATCAGGGGATTTTTCCGGTGCGCGATCTCGGCGAGGATGGTTATAGCGGCCGCGCGCCGGTCGGATGCTTTGCACCCAATGATCGCGGCCTTCACGACATGATCGGCAATGTCTGGGAATGGACCAGCAGTCCGGGAGGGTTTTCGGCTCATACGCGGGTGATCAAAGGCGGGTCTTATCTCTGTGCGGCAAATTACTGCGCCCGCTACCGCCCCGCCGCTCGGCAATTCCAGGAAAGCGGGCTGGGCACCAATCATATCGGCTTTCGCATAGTCGACAATGACCGGCCTCCACCCGACGGTGCTTGAAACCGAGCGCACTATATAATATGGCATTATTAGTGTCAGTATAATCCTTGCGTCGAGGTCGTAATGAAAATTTTGAGGACCCCTGAAGAAGCTTTCGCCGAAATTCCCGACTATCCGTTCGCGCCAAAATATCTGTCGGTCGCGGCTGGCGATGGCGCCGATATCCGAATCCATTATGTTGACGAGGGACCGAACGATGCCGACCCAGTCCTTCTGATGCATGGGGAGCCGAGTTGGTCATACCTGTACCGGAAGTTCACACCTTTTCTGGCTGGCAAGGGTCATCGGGTTCTCGCACCCGACCTCATCGGCTTTGGCAAGTCGGACAAACCCGACAGTCGCGCCGATTACACCTATGAGAACCATGTAGCGTGGATGAGCGATTGGCTGACTTCGCTCGATCTGTCGAACATCACCCTATTCTGTCAGGATTGGGGCGGGCTGATCGGACTCAGGCTCGTTGCGGCCTTTCCGGATCGGTTCGCACGCGTCGTCATTGCAAATACCGGCCTTCCAACCGGAACGGGGATGAACGACGGCTTTCGCGAATGGCTCCAAATCAGCCAGACGGTCGATCCTTTCCCTGTCGGAACCATCGTCAATATGGGCTGCGTCCGTTCGCTTTCACAGGAAGAAATCGCGGCTTACGAAGCACCGTTTCCCGATGAACGGTACAAGGAGGGCGCGCGGCAGTTCCCTATGCTTGTACCGGTCACGCCGGAGCACGCTTCGGTTGCCGAGAATATCGAAACGTGGAAAGTTCTAGAATGTTTCGACAAACCGGTATTGACATGTTTCAGCGATCGCGATCCCGTTACAAAAGACGGCGAACAAGCCTTCATCGAACGAATTCCAGGCGCCGCGGGCCAGCCGCATCGGATAATCGAGCAGGCAGGGCATTTCCTGCAAGAAGACCGGCCCGAAGAGCTGTGTCAGATCATCGACACCTTCATCCGCAGTTAGGATCCGGCGTTGCACTACGAAAATGAAGTCATGCCGAACCCTGAGCGGCTACAGGAATTTCTGGGCGAGTCCGAAGACGGTCCCTTTGTCATGGTGAACCTGCTGAAGTTCAGGGACCAGGCGGAATATCCTGATGGTGCCGACGCCGATCTTAGCGGGTTAGAAGCTTATATGCGTTACGGCGCTGGCATCGGCGTCTGTCTTGACGCCGTCGGAGCGCGACCGCTTTTCACCGGCCCGGTGACGGGGTTGTTGCTGGGCCAGGTAGAGGAACTGTGGGACATGGTGGCGCTGGCCGAGTATCCCTCTCTGAACGCTTTCAAAACCATGATGACTTCGCCCGAATACCAGGAGATTTCCATCCACCGGACAGCAGGACTTGCCGGTCAACTGAACATCAAGACGAAGCCGATCTCATGAGACCCGCGGTTGTACCGAGTCAGAGGAGCCACTGAACATACGCGTTGCTCGTTTTGCCTTGCCGTCTCTTTCGTTCCTCCTGCTGTCATGCGGGGGCGATGAAGCCGCGCCGCCGTCGGCCGCGCCGAATATGCCGAATATTGCGCCTACGGCCAATGCCGGGCCGGACCAGGGAGTTGAAGAGGGAACGACTGTCATCCTCGATGCATCGGCCAGTAGCGACAGCGATGGCCGCATTACGCAGTACTTTTGGACTCAGTCCGGAGGACCAGCCGTCACGCTCTCATCGAGCTCGGCAACCTCTCCATCATTTACCGCACCAGCGGTTGATTCACCGATAACGCTCAGTTTTACCGTGCGCGTTACCGACGATGACGGGGCTGAGGCTGTCGACTCGGTTTCGGTTGAAGTTCGTCCTGTTCCATCCGGCCTTCGAGTGGTGCCTCTCACCCACGATGGCAAAGAGCGCGTTTATTCGATCTATACTCCCCCGACCTTCACTCCGAACAGCCCGGCAGTCGTCCTTCTGCATGGAGGTTCGCAAAGCATGCGCAGTGTGCTCGAGCCTGGCACCACAACAAGCCTTTGGCTCGAGATCGCGGACCGCGAAGGCCTGCTTTTACTGGTCCCGAACGGATATAGCCCCCAACGCGAAGATGGGCTGGGCGACAGGCAAACATGGAACGATTTGCGCGATGACGACAGTGGCCGCACGTCGCTTGAGGACGACTCCGGCTTTATTCTGGCGATGTTGACCGATGCCCTTACAACACGGCGTTATGATCGCACGCGCGTTTTTATCACGGGGTCTTCCAATGGCGGTATGATGGCAATGCGGATGCTGATCGAAGCGCCGTTCGATTTCAGCGGCAGCGCGGCGTTTATTGCCGCCCTCCCAGAGGAACCCGTGGTGCAGATCACGTCTGCGCCGCCGATCATGTTGCTCAATGGCACGGAAGACCCACTTGTGAAATTCGAGGGCGGCATAGTCTCAGACGGCGGAGCTCCGACGCGATCCGTCCTCGACACGGTAGACTATTGGCTGCGGGCAAGTGGGGCCAGCCGGGGGAACGCTACAAACGCTCTATTGCCAAATACCGTCCCTTCCGATGACTGTATAATCGCGGAAACGCAGTACCCGGCATCGGCCGGCACTGGCACGGCAGTTGCATATTATGAAGCGCGTGGCGGCGGCCATTCGATTCCTGATCCCGATCCGCCGGTGCGCGACCCGGCTGTCATTGCCGCCCTCGGGCCGCAGTGTCGTGATGCGCACGGCATCGAACTCGCTTGGGAATTTTTCAACCGAATAGCCGACCGCTAATCAAAGGTCGTTGATCATGGAAGGTGTGAAATGCTTGCGGTGTGAGGCGCGCCCGCATTAAGTCTCCGACATGACGAAACGCGTTCGCCGTACCGTAAAAGAATCGCAGGAGAATATTCTTTCCGCTGCTGA
Coding sequences within it:
- a CDS encoding arylsulfatase, coding for MSGILGAVLFLFGVPGAAAQEQHSLQPNFVVILVDDAALMDFGAYGGEARTPNIDALARRGAIFTQYRTSPLCAPSRAMLLTGIDNHRTGVATIPEVLPAEHAGMPGYSMALEPGVLTLADRLRQAGYRTYMTGKWHLGSGAEDLPNSHGFERSFALDASGADNWEQRSYMPFYDEAPWYEDGVPATLPEDFYSSRFIVDRMIDYLDDDRRVAAPRSRPFFAYLAFQAIHIPVQAPPHFTDNYDGVYDEGWHALRIDRWHRAQGLGLVPRGAPLASMPAGLRVWDRLAPADRRLLAARMQVNAGMLEAMDHHVGRLISYLEERGDLDNTVFVVTSDNGPEPSRADDDARMRLWLMLNGYRLDADRIGERGSYGFIGPEWASAAASPSALFKFYASEGGVRVPLVVAGPGVASGRIDARAFVTDIAPTLLELAGVGAEADAGVPITGRSLLPVLQNGDESIYRGDDAIGIEVAGNAALYRGDYKIVRNLPPFGDGRWRLFNIVLDPGETRDLASERPDLLAEMEVDYAEYARRMGVLEMPPGYDSREQIDANTRDRFMKQYWWVPILFGSMVLLIISLLWRFGIRRFFRRTAL
- a CDS encoding sulfatase, whose translation is MSWRTILIVLLVVATIAGAFAYANRNEIILYLVAGMDKPDIAPNRPIAWESGPETAEVPIGERPPNIIFILADDLGINDISTFGGGIAGGRVPTPNIDRLAAEGAIFEQAYSGTGTCAPSRAMLMTGRYPTRTGFEFTPTPDGMGRIVALFANDMDTGLPPVEYNRALAEEGPSFQDQGLPGSEITVAEVLRERGYHTVHIGKWHLGQSAESRPIAQGFDESLLMENMLYLPEDDPDVVNAKLDFDPIDTFLWARGDFATSYNSGELFEPGGYLTDYWTDEALRVIEANRNRPFFLYLAHWGVHTPLQATREDYEAVGDIQPHRRRVYAAMIRALDRSVGRIMDRLEAEGLADNTMIVFSSDNGGAGYLGLPEVNAPFRGWKITLFEGGIRVPLFVRWPGRIAPGTRITTPAAHIDLMPTLAAASGARLPDGVPIDGRNLLPLATGTGTIERPNDAIFWQSGYYQVVRAGDWKLQINGRQNEAWLFNLATDPTEQVNLASARPDKLAELRALLNAHQESARPPLYPYTLESPVAVDRTLAEQVGPDDEYIYWPN
- a CDS encoding TetR/AcrR family transcriptional regulator; translation: MANKKTGLLAPDKNRERTSADGRRERSRSSRARIVDALLQLVAAGEVSPSAARVAETAKVGLRTVFRHFDDMDSLYREMSEAIEERITEVLLQPFKADHWRDRLLESVERRASVYEIIMPYRVSADTKRFESEFLQQDRLRLLRLERTALEATLPQSVLDDRVQTRALSLILSFQSWRALRQDEELSVSEAKAVVARLLANALSTIDA
- a CDS encoding formylglycine-generating enzyme family protein; its protein translation is MRRRLTFCFMAALSACEQPADFQTQSGSAAPEACARDVAKMVWIPGGRFIMGEAPLYREEGPPRAVDVDGFWMRAHEVTQGEFAEFVEATGYVTVAERAPPRLPGAPQEMSEPGSAVFAIPDRDDPRWWRWAIGANWRQPTGANDRTQSVSALPVVQIAYEDAEAYARWARGALPTEAQWEYAARDGGGAQPEPIGADGRPQANYYQGIFPVRDLGEDGYSGRAPVGCFAPNDRGLHDMIGNVWEWTSSPGGFSAHTRVIKGGSYLCAANYCARYRPAARQFQESGLGTNHIGFRIVDNDRPPPDGA
- a CDS encoding haloalkane dehalogenase — protein: MKILRTPEEAFAEIPDYPFAPKYLSVAAGDGADIRIHYVDEGPNDADPVLLMHGEPSWSYLYRKFTPFLAGKGHRVLAPDLIGFGKSDKPDSRADYTYENHVAWMSDWLTSLDLSNITLFCQDWGGLIGLRLVAAFPDRFARVVIANTGLPTGTGMNDGFREWLQISQTVDPFPVGTIVNMGCVRSLSQEEIAAYEAPFPDERYKEGARQFPMLVPVTPEHASVAENIETWKVLECFDKPVLTCFSDRDPVTKDGEQAFIERIPGAAGQPHRIIEQAGHFLQEDRPEELCQIIDTFIRS
- a CDS encoding DUF1330 domain-containing protein, giving the protein MHYENEVMPNPERLQEFLGESEDGPFVMVNLLKFRDQAEYPDGADADLSGLEAYMRYGAGIGVCLDAVGARPLFTGPVTGLLLGQVEELWDMVALAEYPSLNAFKTMMTSPEYQEISIHRTAGLAGQLNIKTKPIS
- a CDS encoding alpha/beta hydrolase family esterase; the encoded protein is MPNIAPTANAGPDQGVEEGTTVILDASASSDSDGRITQYFWTQSGGPAVTLSSSSATSPSFTAPAVDSPITLSFTVRVTDDDGAEAVDSVSVEVRPVPSGLRVVPLTHDGKERVYSIYTPPTFTPNSPAVVLLHGGSQSMRSVLEPGTTTSLWLEIADREGLLLLVPNGYSPQREDGLGDRQTWNDLRDDDSGRTSLEDDSGFILAMLTDALTTRRYDRTRVFITGSSNGGMMAMRMLIEAPFDFSGSAAFIAALPEEPVVQITSAPPIMLLNGTEDPLVKFEGGIVSDGGAPTRSVLDTVDYWLRASGASRGNATNALLPNTVPSDDCIIAETQYPASAGTGTAVAYYEARGGGHSIPDPDPPVRDPAVIAALGPQCRDAHGIELAWEFFNRIADR